A window from Branchiostoma floridae strain S238N-H82 chromosome 16, Bfl_VNyyK, whole genome shotgun sequence encodes these proteins:
- the LOC118403249 gene encoding 39S ribosomal protein L45, mitochondrial-like: MAAPTFFSAIVRTRRCPHFQGLQAVLRPHIPAAPTTCMVVRTKKRMFIPKQARREKQFQEDPVAAMKSQGIIPDEKLDRQVNISCTPEVMDPYIPPEGDGRQSVLSKEGAVQRLSSAKALATSQLSIRKIKEFDKEFSTKTFAGTAQEIYKEANNCLANFNTRNRHRLHQLVTEKCYPDMVRGFKFRTIRWTFQESVEPPKVVHVRHNDLISKGNVYGQVTVRMHTRQTLAIYDRFGRLEFGDENLVKDVLEYVVFERHLVNPYSSWRMHTKIVPSWAPPKEPVIRTMFIPKSQKNPWDRAWDSEDPVPTPSEEAVRKFEELNEELNRKTGYNYAPTEPKETKEVTTTT, encoded by the exons atggcggcgcccacgTTTTTCTCAGCAATCGTAAGGACACGAAGATGTCCTCATTTCCAG GGTCTCCAGGCCGTGCTCCGCCCACATATCCCAGCAGCCCCCACCACGTGCATGGTGGTCCGCACCAAGAAGCGGATGTTCATCCCGAAACAGGCGCGGCGCGAGAAACAGTTCCAGGAGGACCCGGTCGCAGCCATGAAGTCGCAAGGGATCATCCCTGACGAGAAACTGGACAGACAAGTCAACATCTCCTGCACAC CGGAAGTGATGGATCCCTACATCCCACCTGAAGGAGACGGCAGGCAGTCGGTCCTGTCGAAGGAAGGAGCTGTACAGCGTCTTAGTTCTGCCAAGGCTCTCGCCACCTCCCAACTCAG CATCAGGAAAATTAAGGAGTTTGACAAGGAGTTCAGCACTAAGACATTCGCAGGGACTGCTCAAGAGATCTACAAAGAAGCAAACAACTGTTTAGCTAA TTTCAACACCAGAAACAGACATCGCCTGCATCAGCTGGTCACAGAGAAGTGCTACCCT GACATGGTACGGGGTTTTAAGTTCCGAACCATCCGCTGGACGTTCCAGGAGTCCGTGGAGCCCCCAAAGGTCGTCCATGTACGCCACAACGACCTCATCTCCAAGGGCAACGTGTACGGGCAGGTCACGGTCAGGATGCACACCAGACAG ACGTTGGCCATCTACGACAGGTTTGGTCGGCTGGAGTTTGGAGACGAGAATCTGGTGAAGGACGTCCTAGAGTACGTCGTGTTTGAGCGCCACCTGGTCAACCCCTACAGCTCGTGGCGCATGCACACCAAGATTGTCCCATCGTGGGCTCCTCCTAAGGAACCTGTCATTAG GACCATGTTCATCCCTAAGAGTCAGAAGAACCCGTGGGACCGTGCCTGGGACAGTGAGGATCCAGTACCTACGCCTAGCGAAGAAGCTGTTCGGAAATTCGAGGAACTGAATGAAGAACTGAACAGGAAAACTGGCTACAACTACGCGCCGACCGAACCAAAGGAAACAAAGGAAGTCACAACGACAACATGA
- the LOC118403248 gene encoding galactose-3-O-sulfotransferase 2-like, which translates to MSRRPAVCGFRLLLLGLGTSVTITCLALTYCVGHLDRQTTEDQNVAEKGQVDDEESKIRQLNVKIQELEEQLSMEKLRACPLDLPQTRPVRTCAEKTNFVFIKTHKSGSETMTSLFHRYGDERMLEFVLPRGDINDWYLGWPSPITKDIYRPAKSGTFNIMCEHTVFNKPAMSKIMPKDTVYVTILREPFEQFKSSFKYHLLPKILGIPENSDVLQEFFRQPETYDDIYTSGAEEVRKVRTGIPDGISVTRNFMAHDLGYPREQWENSTYMEEFIKYIEEEFIFVMILEHFEESLVLLKRAMCWEFQDIVYYPSNVAVYPYKMDRRQNLIDAHKKISKVDYALYQYFNKTLWERIEEGGQDFKEELEAFRKIQRVTTRYCDSKSTTPLSFPSTKWSMEVRITRHFCSRYGMDTGRYLDHVLKKRYDGLLT; encoded by the exons TGAAGACCAGAATGTGGCAGAGAAGGGGCAAGTAGACGACGAAGAGAGCAAAATCCGACAACTGAATGTCAAAATTCAG GAACTTGAAGAACAACTGAGTATGGAGAAGCTACGTGCCTGTCCTTTAG ACCTGCCACAAACAAGGCCCGTCCGCACATGCGCGGAAAAGACCAACTTTGTCTTCATCAAGACGCATAAGTCGGGAAGCGAAACGATGACGTCACTCTTCCATCGCTATGGCGACGAAAGGATGCTGGAATTTGTGTTACCAAGGGGTGACATCAACGATTG GTACCTTGGATGGCCCTCCCCCATCACCAAAGACATCTACCGACCAGCTAAATCCGGAACGTTCAACATCATGTGTGAACATACCGTCTTCAACAAACCAGCGATGTCAAAGATCATGCCTAAAGACACGGTTTACGTTACGATCTTGAGAGAACCTTTCGAACAGTTCAAGTCGTCCTTCAAGTATCATCTCCTACCGAAAATACTCGGTATTCCCGAAAACAGCGACGTCCTACAAGAGTTTTTCCGACAGCCGGAGACCTACGACGACATCTACACTTCGGGAGCAGAAGAAGTCCGAAAGGTTCGGACGGGAATTCCCGACGGCATTTCCGTGACCCGAAACTTCATGGCGCACGATCTCGGCTATCCGAGGGAGCAATGGGAAAATTCAACCTACATGGAAGAATTCATAAAGTACATCGAAGAAGAGTttatttttgtaatgattttggAACATTTTGAGGAATCTCTCGTGCTTCTGAAACGCGCCATGTGTTGGGAATTTCAGGACATCGTTTACTATCCATCCAATGTGGCAGTCTATCCCTACAAGATGGATAGAAGACAGAACCTCATAGatgcacataaaaaaatcaGCAAAGTCGACTATGCACTTTATCAATACTTTAACAAGACCCTTTGGGAGAGGATTGAGGAAGGCGGACAGGACTTTAAAGAAGAGCTTGAGGCGTTTCGGAAAATCCAAAGGGTGACCACAAGATATTGTGATAGTAAGAGCACAACGCCGCTAAGTTTTCCCAGCACAAAATGGAGCATGGAGGTGCGAATTACGCGCCATTTCTGCTCAAGATATGGAATGGACACAGGCAGGTACTTAGaccatgttttgaaaaaaagatatgatGGTCTTCTCACATAA
- the LOC118403287 gene encoding RPA-related protein RADX-like isoform X1, with the protein MSESFVEPQDVPIAELKERIRQAERLRQPLAPVPASVLAVYRYLVGGDFEGETGEDPGQEQDVFDIVVTDGLHKIKCLLSPKLNHLVHRNELCAGCHVTLHDLTLRYNEGDVQGDSFIIIKDVKFRLGTFSSDDPDAIPDWSNALPPETGHHPLTGRWGHYLPLWNNEDPYGEQWELQEAEENENNDPYADFDRIELKKLASKYKNISRPYPVVVGRVLARGRAHHYGKPGRDKEKWTYQGYLELGDSSGTASMVLWGSTVPALYNKLEVGAVVKVENYTVRQGFALRSRPALHNTQLPCLNIELNINSRKPAAVVTVVPDNQVDPEWDLPDVKYKFVRSSELAMTEDQAIVDVLGLSTFVGRWERLRRPMCPQFWQSRWVHVTDQTSAVPMVLQLFATSQPRIHDNITAGHIVVATHMRVMQSTVGREKKKFVYLTTTRESQVYTTGFHGYHGYRTEQALHDLADWLQSGQARQCALKAVIGGCYGYPPLPPTLEEYKAGQGEEKDVKVTPLHHLPAELSSLHYCEGKRLVVQGTIAMVTYMPHPQEATDREQHNNRQERENNRGQLQNDQEQQQNNQEQLQNERERLQNDRTVQNGAQTASTSTSTRPVPSTSHDLSSSDEDIFSPISERLRSRSQERSPMTKGGPVTRARSKDMDYQWQPVSLLKRPGRKDMRKAVRVFEEPETEDAGPKRKVKKKRGRPARGRTDTTAGPSGQQESAGGTSEREIDIDIELEPLREDEDQAMTVNVIQLPPALPRLTTGRLHPLTTPRVWHPRHSDLAREALRLQTSELRPARQDNTRVEDMPVPNDESYYIITLLGLNNDVAVDMLFFPVRNSDHRAAYSHDHDGSFLAMLENGGMAMNTEDLGLPSHEELLDVRLVCVLDCFSHGGDNVELVLNRAYRVR; encoded by the exons ATGTCTGAAAGTTTTGTTGAGCCCCAAGACGTCCCGATAGCGGAGTTAAAAGAGCGGATTCGACAGGCGGAACGTCTGCGGCAGCCCTTGGCGCCTGTCCCCGCCTCCGTGTTGGCAGTCTATCGGTACCTGGTG GGCGGTGATTTTGAGGGGGAGACAGGAGAGGACCCAGGTCAGGAGCAGGACGTGTTTGACATCGTCGTAACCGATGGACTCCACAAGATCAAATGTCTGCTGAGTCCCAAACTCAACCACCTGGTGCACAGGAACGAG CTGTGTGCTGGTTGCCATGTGACCTTACATGACCTGACCCTGCGGTACAACGAGGGTGACGTGCAGGGGGAcagcttcatcatcatcaaggaTGTGAAGTTTCGGCTCGGCACCTTCAGCTCAG ACGACCCAGACGCCATCCCTGATTGGTCGAATGCGTTGCCCCCGGAGACGGGCCACCACCCGCTCACCGGCCGCTGGGGCCACTACCTGCCCCTGTGGAACAACGAGGACCCCTATGGGGAGCAATGGGAACTGCAGGAAG CTGAAGAAAACGAGAACAACGATCCGTACGCAGACTTTGATCGTATCGAGCTGAAGAAGCTGGCGTCCAAGTACAAGAACATCAGCCGGCCGTACCCGGTCGTGGTGGGCAGGGTTCTGGCCAGGGGGAGGGCACACCACTACGGCAAACCTGGCAGGGACAAG GAAAAGTGGACCTATCAGGGCTACCTTGAGCTGGGAGACTCATCAGGCACAGCCTCCATGGTGCTATGGGGTTCCACAGTTCCTGCCCTGTACAACAAACTGGAG GTCGGAGCTGTAGTAAAAGTAGAGAACTACACCGTCCGCCAGGGCTTCGCCCTCCGTTCTCGTCCCGCGCTACACAACACCCAGCTCCCCTGCCTCAACATCGAGCTCAACATCAACTCCCGCAAGCCCGCTGCCGTGGTAACCGTCGTCCCCGACAACCAGGTGGACCCGGAGTGGGATCTCCCAGATGTGAAGTACAAGTTCGTGAGGAGTTCGGAGTTAGCGATGACAGAGGATCAGGCGATCGTGGATGTGCTCGGTCTGAGTACGTTTGTGGGCAG ATGGGAGCGGCTCCGCCGGCCGATGTGCCCGCAGTTCTGGCAGTCGCGCTGGGTCCACGTGACGGACCAGACCAGCGCGGTACCCATGGTCCTCCAGCTGTTCGCCACCTCGCAGCCCCGTATCCATGACAACATCACGGCGGGGCACATCGTGGTCGCCACGCACATGAGGGTCATGCAGAGCACTGTGGGAAGGGAGAAGAAGAAGTTTGTTTACCTGACGACCACCAGAGAGAGTCAG GTGTACACTACAGGGTTCcatggttaccatggctacCGTACGGAACAAGCCCTACACGaccttgctgattggctgcagaGTGGCCAGGCCAGGCAGTGTGCCCTGAAGGCTGTGATTGGAGGTTGCTATGGTTACCCACCACTCCCTCCCACCCTGGAAGAGTACAAGGCTGGACAAGGGGAAGAGAAAGATGTCAAG GTGACCCCATTGCACCACCTGCCTGCAGAGTTGTCCTCCCTACACTACTGTGAAGGGAAAAGGCTTGTTGTCCAGGGAACCATCGCTATGGTAACCTACATGCCACACCCACAGGAAGCAACAGACAG AGAACAACATAATAATAGACAAGAAAGAGAGAATAACAGAGGACAACTACAGAACGATCAAGAACAACAGCAGAACAACCAAGAACAGTTGCAGAATGAAAGAGAACGATTACAGAATGACAGAACAGTACAAAACGGGGCACAGACAGCCTCTACTTCTACCAGCACCAGACCTGTCCCCTCTACCAGTCACGATCTTTCCTCGTCAGATGAGGACATCTTTAGCCCCATTTCCGAGAGGCTGAGGTCAAGGTCGCAGGAAAGGTCGCCCATGACGAAGGGTGGACCCGTGACTCGTGCAAGGTCAAAGGATATGGACTATCAATGGCAGCCGGTCAGTCTACTGAAGAGACCTGGAAGAAAAGATATGAG GAAAGCAGTGCGAGTGTTCGAGGAGCCCGAGACAGAGGACGCCGGTCCGAAGAGGAAGGTGAAGAAAAAACGAGGAAGGCCTGCACGTGGTCGGACGGACACGACAGCGGGGCCGTCCGGACAGCAGGAGTCTGCAGGGGGGACATCGGAGAGGGAAATTGACATAGACATCGAACTAGAGCCTCTTAGAGAAGATGAAGATCAAGCCATG ACAGTGAATGTGATCCAGTTGCCCCCTGCTCTGCCACGCCTAACGACAGGGCGGCTCCACCCGCTGACCACGCCCCGAGTCTGGCACCCGAGGCACTCAGACCTGGCCAGGGAGGCGCTACGTCTGCAGACTTCCGAACTGAGACCTGCCAGACAAGACAACACAA GAGTAGAAGACATGCCTGTTCCTAATGATGAGAGCTATTACATCATCACCCTCCTCGGGTTAAACAATGACGTTGCCGTGGACATGCTGTTCTTTCCCGTGAGAAACAGCGACCATCGGGCAGCGTACAGCCACGACCACGACGGGTCATTCCTTGCCATGTTGGAAAATGGCGGCATGGCGATGAACACAGAGGACCTGGGACTTCCCTCGCATGAAGAGTTGTTGGACGTACGTCTGGTCTGTGTGCTGGACTGCTTTTCTCACGGAGGGGACAATGTCGAACTGGTGCTCAACAGGGCCTACAGGGTCAGGTAG
- the LOC118432782 gene encoding uncharacterized protein LOC118432782, translating into MTDYPCIIDINNQPTRFSGLVNDTDTREEQWADDMALSDDDSAFRTADELENNKLHSQRELVELETRGVQTEIETLLSGFKGVKLTGNGDIPTKPFLDACRRMVPFFDHLGSVLPRLRNESGVRR; encoded by the exons ATGACTGATTACCCCTGCATCATAGACataaacaaccaaccaaccaggtTTTCGGGTCTAGTGAATGACACAG ATACTCGCGAAGAGCAGTGGGCCGATGACATGGCTCTCTCTGATGACGACTCTGCGTTCCGGACTGCAGATGAACTGGAGAACAACAAACTGCACAGTCAACGGGAACTGGTTGAGTTAG AAACTCGCGGTGTTCAAACGGAAATCGAGACGCTCCTGTCTGGTTTTAAAGGTGTCAAACTGACAGGAAACGGTGACATCCCTACCAAGCCGTTCCTAGATGCCTGCCGTCGCATGGTACCTTTCTTTGATCATCTCGGTTCCGTACTACCACGACTTCGTAATGAAAGTGGCGTCAGGAGATGA
- the LOC118403287 gene encoding RPA-related protein RADX-like isoform X2: MDNRSVIFSVVIHTVQHQGQMCLPVCVDAVQHQGQGGDFEGETGEDPGQEQDVFDIVVTDGLHKIKCLLSPKLNHLVHRNELCAGCHVTLHDLTLRYNEGDVQGDSFIIIKDVKFRLGTFSSDDPDAIPDWSNALPPETGHHPLTGRWGHYLPLWNNEDPYGEQWELQEAEENENNDPYADFDRIELKKLASKYKNISRPYPVVVGRVLARGRAHHYGKPGRDKEKWTYQGYLELGDSSGTASMVLWGSTVPALYNKLEVGAVVKVENYTVRQGFALRSRPALHNTQLPCLNIELNINSRKPAAVVTVVPDNQVDPEWDLPDVKYKFVRSSELAMTEDQAIVDVLGLSTFVGRWERLRRPMCPQFWQSRWVHVTDQTSAVPMVLQLFATSQPRIHDNITAGHIVVATHMRVMQSTVGREKKKFVYLTTTRESQVYTTGFHGYHGYRTEQALHDLADWLQSGQARQCALKAVIGGCYGYPPLPPTLEEYKAGQGEEKDVKVTPLHHLPAELSSLHYCEGKRLVVQGTIAMVTYMPHPQEATDREQHNNRQERENNRGQLQNDQEQQQNNQEQLQNERERLQNDRTVQNGAQTASTSTSTRPVPSTSHDLSSSDEDIFSPISERLRSRSQERSPMTKGGPVTRARSKDMDYQWQPVSLLKRPGRKDMRKAVRVFEEPETEDAGPKRKVKKKRGRPARGRTDTTAGPSGQQESAGGTSEREIDIDIELEPLREDEDQAMTVNVIQLPPALPRLTTGRLHPLTTPRVWHPRHSDLAREALRLQTSELRPARQDNTRVEDMPVPNDESYYIITLLGLNNDVAVDMLFFPVRNSDHRAAYSHDHDGSFLAMLENGGMAMNTEDLGLPSHEELLDVRLVCVLDCFSHGGDNVELVLNRAYRVR, from the exons ATGGATAACAGATCTGTCATTTTTTCCGTCGTAATCCAtacagttcagcaccagggacagatgtgtttacctgtgtgtgtggatgctgttcagcaccagggacag GGCGGTGATTTTGAGGGGGAGACAGGAGAGGACCCAGGTCAGGAGCAGGACGTGTTTGACATCGTCGTAACCGATGGACTCCACAAGATCAAATGTCTGCTGAGTCCCAAACTCAACCACCTGGTGCACAGGAACGAG CTGTGTGCTGGTTGCCATGTGACCTTACATGACCTGACCCTGCGGTACAACGAGGGTGACGTGCAGGGGGAcagcttcatcatcatcaaggaTGTGAAGTTTCGGCTCGGCACCTTCAGCTCAG ACGACCCAGACGCCATCCCTGATTGGTCGAATGCGTTGCCCCCGGAGACGGGCCACCACCCGCTCACCGGCCGCTGGGGCCACTACCTGCCCCTGTGGAACAACGAGGACCCCTATGGGGAGCAATGGGAACTGCAGGAAG CTGAAGAAAACGAGAACAACGATCCGTACGCAGACTTTGATCGTATCGAGCTGAAGAAGCTGGCGTCCAAGTACAAGAACATCAGCCGGCCGTACCCGGTCGTGGTGGGCAGGGTTCTGGCCAGGGGGAGGGCACACCACTACGGCAAACCTGGCAGGGACAAG GAAAAGTGGACCTATCAGGGCTACCTTGAGCTGGGAGACTCATCAGGCACAGCCTCCATGGTGCTATGGGGTTCCACAGTTCCTGCCCTGTACAACAAACTGGAG GTCGGAGCTGTAGTAAAAGTAGAGAACTACACCGTCCGCCAGGGCTTCGCCCTCCGTTCTCGTCCCGCGCTACACAACACCCAGCTCCCCTGCCTCAACATCGAGCTCAACATCAACTCCCGCAAGCCCGCTGCCGTGGTAACCGTCGTCCCCGACAACCAGGTGGACCCGGAGTGGGATCTCCCAGATGTGAAGTACAAGTTCGTGAGGAGTTCGGAGTTAGCGATGACAGAGGATCAGGCGATCGTGGATGTGCTCGGTCTGAGTACGTTTGTGGGCAG ATGGGAGCGGCTCCGCCGGCCGATGTGCCCGCAGTTCTGGCAGTCGCGCTGGGTCCACGTGACGGACCAGACCAGCGCGGTACCCATGGTCCTCCAGCTGTTCGCCACCTCGCAGCCCCGTATCCATGACAACATCACGGCGGGGCACATCGTGGTCGCCACGCACATGAGGGTCATGCAGAGCACTGTGGGAAGGGAGAAGAAGAAGTTTGTTTACCTGACGACCACCAGAGAGAGTCAG GTGTACACTACAGGGTTCcatggttaccatggctacCGTACGGAACAAGCCCTACACGaccttgctgattggctgcagaGTGGCCAGGCCAGGCAGTGTGCCCTGAAGGCTGTGATTGGAGGTTGCTATGGTTACCCACCACTCCCTCCCACCCTGGAAGAGTACAAGGCTGGACAAGGGGAAGAGAAAGATGTCAAG GTGACCCCATTGCACCACCTGCCTGCAGAGTTGTCCTCCCTACACTACTGTGAAGGGAAAAGGCTTGTTGTCCAGGGAACCATCGCTATGGTAACCTACATGCCACACCCACAGGAAGCAACAGACAG AGAACAACATAATAATAGACAAGAAAGAGAGAATAACAGAGGACAACTACAGAACGATCAAGAACAACAGCAGAACAACCAAGAACAGTTGCAGAATGAAAGAGAACGATTACAGAATGACAGAACAGTACAAAACGGGGCACAGACAGCCTCTACTTCTACCAGCACCAGACCTGTCCCCTCTACCAGTCACGATCTTTCCTCGTCAGATGAGGACATCTTTAGCCCCATTTCCGAGAGGCTGAGGTCAAGGTCGCAGGAAAGGTCGCCCATGACGAAGGGTGGACCCGTGACTCGTGCAAGGTCAAAGGATATGGACTATCAATGGCAGCCGGTCAGTCTACTGAAGAGACCTGGAAGAAAAGATATGAG GAAAGCAGTGCGAGTGTTCGAGGAGCCCGAGACAGAGGACGCCGGTCCGAAGAGGAAGGTGAAGAAAAAACGAGGAAGGCCTGCACGTGGTCGGACGGACACGACAGCGGGGCCGTCCGGACAGCAGGAGTCTGCAGGGGGGACATCGGAGAGGGAAATTGACATAGACATCGAACTAGAGCCTCTTAGAGAAGATGAAGATCAAGCCATG ACAGTGAATGTGATCCAGTTGCCCCCTGCTCTGCCACGCCTAACGACAGGGCGGCTCCACCCGCTGACCACGCCCCGAGTCTGGCACCCGAGGCACTCAGACCTGGCCAGGGAGGCGCTACGTCTGCAGACTTCCGAACTGAGACCTGCCAGACAAGACAACACAA GAGTAGAAGACATGCCTGTTCCTAATGATGAGAGCTATTACATCATCACCCTCCTCGGGTTAAACAATGACGTTGCCGTGGACATGCTGTTCTTTCCCGTGAGAAACAGCGACCATCGGGCAGCGTACAGCCACGACCACGACGGGTCATTCCTTGCCATGTTGGAAAATGGCGGCATGGCGATGAACACAGAGGACCTGGGACTTCCCTCGCATGAAGAGTTGTTGGACGTACGTCTGGTCTGTGTGCTGGACTGCTTTTCTCACGGAGGGGACAATGTCGAACTGGTGCTCAACAGGGCCTACAGGGTCAGGTAG